In one Dermatophagoides farinae isolate YC_2012a chromosome 4, ASM2471394v1, whole genome shotgun sequence genomic region, the following are encoded:
- the LOC124490811 gene encoding uncharacterized protein LOC124490811, whose translation MMMNQSSTTTSSSPTTSAIMMMMIVETAQQQQQQQATSTTTSSSGCSGLPISLIPFDCNGNIPPFHLYELSGYYQFVIEGVGGSSSAGGGSNHQTQTPHSSPSSSILDNNGNNSSAGGHHQTSTFLTYQQQKQQQQRRQLQQQHSGSKYITPTHHHHKQRSSYQQKSGKEDQDQDKQLQEDDDEELLLSGSSDNSTSHPLIPIQKRRRRYQQQQQQQRTATKTVNEPHRQNRRQTSQTEDESNDYDYDDDDYYDDGLLTTSQEQYSTTNLDSSFQLGGDYYNLNDQEQQNLYLNQESSSHRTNYHTNT comes from the exons atgatgatgaatcaatcatccacaaccacatcatcatcgccgaCAACATCTgctattatgatgatgatgattgttgaaacagcccaacaacaacaacaacaacaggcaacatcgacaacaacttCTTCTTCCGGTTGTTCTGGTTTACCAATTTCCTTAATACCATTTGATTGTAATGGAAATATTCCACCGTTTCATCTATATGAAT TGAGTggttattatcaatttgtcATTGAAGGTGTAGGAGGTAGTTCTTctgctggtggtggtagtaatCATCAAACTCAAACTCCacattcatcaccatcatcgtctATTTTAGATAATAACGGTAATAACAGTAGTGCTGGTGGgcatcatcaaacatcgaCCTTTTTGAcctatcaacaacaaaaacaacagcaacagcgaCGACAactacagcaacaacattcTGGTAGTAAGTATATAACACCaacgcatcatcatcataaacaacggtcatcatatcaacaaaaaagtgGGAAAGAAGATCAAGATCAAGATAAACAACTacaagaagatgatgatgaagaattgttACTATCCGGAAGTAGTGATAATAGTACAAGTCATCCATTGATACCAATACAAAAAAGACGACGAcgttatcaacaacaacaacaacaacagcgaacAGCAACAAAGACTGTTAATGAACCGCACCGACAGAATCGACGGCAAACATCGCAAACTGAAGATGAATCTAATGATTATGactatgacgatgatgattattatgatgatggtttatTAACAACAAGTCAAGAACAATATTCAACAACCAATTTGGATAGTAGTTTTCAACTTGGtggtgattattataatttaaatgatCAAGAGCAACagaatttatatttgaatcaaGAGTCTTCATCACATCGAACCAACTATCATACGAATACATAA